One Brassica oleracea var. oleracea cultivar TO1000 chromosome C7, BOL, whole genome shotgun sequence genomic window carries:
- the LOC106304822 gene encoding uncharacterized protein LOC106304822 — protein sequence MKLLSWIRTIKQNGLDQSKEFKGNFCCLRAQVSSEVQDIRTNSFSFSFYGPSHDPKPPEADEELEFDHEDGFGGFLTIGTLGRDPETPRFTSVAKEDVSGVHKDIAKLITEKVDKLLEEYPEDSSSKQVERSNAKEHRESVDVRKERIEFTKSSKEVKKKEGLLTSLFKRRKTVDGECNTMEKHGTGYLIKRVFEKLYMSSSKTIKDDNDDYMHKKKDIRKNVQNFRSKVHPVLCTPARDDNEIDDRRSCTNGSNLKTPRPFSSSISEANRKREKWIKTDAEYLVLEL from the exons ATGAAG CTGCTAAGTTGGATTCGAACTATAAAGCAAAACGGTTTAGACCAATCAAAGGAGTTCAAAG GTAATTTCTGTTGCTTAAGAGCTCAGGTTTCATCTGAAGTCCAAGACATCCGTACAAACTCCTTCTCCTTCTCCTTCTATGGACCATCTCATGACCCGAAACCACCAGAAGCTGATGAGGAACTCGAGTTTGATCATGAAGACGGGTTCGGTGGATTTCTAACGATCGGGACGCTCGGTAGAGATCCTGAAACACCAAGATTCACTTCAGTTGCAAAAGAAGATGTAAGCGGAGTACACAAAGATATTGCAAAGCTCATTACTGAGAAGGTAGACAAGTTGCTTGAGGAATATCCGGAGGATAGTAGCAGTAAGCAGGTTGAGAGATCGAATGCAAAAGAACATAGAGAATCAGTTGATGTACGTAAAGAACGTATTGAGTTTACAAAGAGCAGCAAAGAAGTAAAGAAGAAAGAGGGTTTACTTACAAGCCTTTTCAAGAGAAGAAAGACGGTAGACGGAGAGTGTAACACCATGGAGAAACATGGCACAGGATATTTGATTAAAAGGGTGTTCGAGAAGCTCTACATGTCTTCTTCAAAGACAATAAAAGATGACAATGATGATTATATGCACAAGAAGAAAGACATCAGAAAG AATGTTCAAAACTTCCGGAGTAAAGTCCATCCTGTTCTCTGTACACCTGCAAGAGACGATAACGAGATAGATGACAGAAGAAGCTGCACCAACGGCTCCAATCTCAAGACTCCACGTCCGTTTTCAAGCTCCATCTCGGAAGCGAACAGGAAAAGAGAAAAATGGATCAAGACTGACGCAGAGT ATCTTGTTCTTGAACTTTGA
- the LOC106303777 gene encoding uncharacterized protein LOC106303777 yields the protein MSADWGPVIVAVSLFILLSPGLLFQIPARTRVVEFGNMSTSGIAILVHAVIYFCILTILVIAIQVHIHF from the coding sequence ATGAGCGCAGACTGGGGGCCAGTGATTGTAGCGGTGTCTCTGTTCATCCTACTATCACCAGGCCTACTGTTTCAGATTCCAGCGAGGACGAGAGTGGTCGAGTTCGGGAACATGAGCACGAGCGGTATCGCTATTTTGGTTCACGCAGTTATATACTTTTGTATACTCACAATCTTGGTGATCGCTATACAAGTTCACATCCATTTCTGA
- the LOC106303778 gene encoding uncharacterized protein LOC106303778 gives MPDWGPVFVAVALFVLLTPGVLIQIPGKNRVVEFGTFQTSGLSVIVHTLIYFTLVCILLLAIQIHICYFYTTTMTDWAPVIVGVILFVILSPGLLFSLPGNNRAVDFGNLKTNGKAIAVHTLIFFAIYSILIIAVNLHIYTG, from the exons ATGCCTGATTGGGGACCGGTTTTTGTCGCGGTGGCGCTTTTTGTGTTGCTAACTCCGGGAGTGTTGATTCAGATTCCAGGGAAAAACAGAGTGGTTGAGTTTGGAACGTTTCAGACAAGTGGTCTTTCCGTTATAGTTCATACGCTCATCTACTTCACGCTTGTTTGTATTCTCTTGCTCGCTATTCAAATTCACAT TT GTTACTTTTACACGACAACAATGACGGATTGGGCTCCGGTTATCGTCGGCGTCATCTTGTTCGTGATTCTCTCGCCGGGTCTTCTCTTCTCGTTGCCCGGAAACAACCGAGCGGTAGACTTCGGTAACCTCAAAACCAACGGAAAAGCCATAGCTGTTCACACTCTCATCTTCTTCGCCATCTACTCCATTTTGATCATCGCCGTCAATCTCCACATCTACACCGGTTGA
- the LOC106301288 gene encoding ribonucleoside-diphosphate reductase small chain C — protein sequence MPSMAEEPLLTPTPDRFCMFPIQYPQIWEMYKKAEASFWTAEEVDLSQDNRDWENLNDGERHFIKHVLAFFAASDGIVLENLASRFMSDVQVSEARAFYGFQIAIENIHSEMYSLLLDTYIKDNKERDHLFRAIETIPCVAKKAQWAMTWIDGSQTFAERIVAFACVEGIFFSGSFCSIFWLKKRGLMPGLTFSNELISRDEGLHCDFACLIYTLLRTKLTEERVKSIVCDAVEIEREFVCDALPCALVGMNRDLMSQYIEFVADRLLGALGYGKVYGVANPFDWMELISLQGKTNFFEKRVGDYQKASVMSSVTGGGAFDNHVFSLDEDF from the coding sequence ATGCCTTCCATGGCAGAAGAGCCGCTTCTCACCCCAACCCCAGACAGATTCTGCATGTTCCCGATCCAATACCCGCAGATCTGGGAGATGTACAAGAAGGCCGAAGCCTCTTTCTGGACCGCCGAAGAAGTCGACCTCTCCCAAGACAATCGCGACTGGGAGAATCTCAACGACGGAGAGCGACACTTCATCAAACACGTCCTCGCCTTCTTCGCCGCCTCAGACGGAATCGTTTTGGAGAATCTCGCCTCGCGGTTCATGTCCGACGTGCAAGTCTCCGAGGCGCGTGCCTTCTACGGGTTCCAGATCGCGATTGAGAATATCCACTCAGAGATGTACAGCCTCCTGCTCGACACGTACATCAAGGACAACAAGGAGAGGGACCACCTTTTCCGCGCGATTGAAACCATCCCTTGCGTCGCGAAGAAGGCCCAATGGGCCATGACGTGGATCGATGGATCTCAGACTTTCGCCGAGAGGATCGTCGCCTTCGCTTGCGTCGAAGGGATCTTCTTCTCCGGTAGCTTCTGCTCGATCTTCTGGCTTAAGAAGCGAGGGCTCATGCCTGGGTTAACCTTCTCCAACGAGTTGATCTCCCGAGACGAAGGCTTGCACTGCGATTTCGCCTGCCTGATCTATACCCTCCTGAGGACGAAGCTCACGGAGGAGCGCGTGAAGTCGATCGTCTGCGACGCGGTCGAGATCGAGAGGGAGTTTGTGTGCGACGCGCTTCCTTGCGCGTTGGTGGGGATGAACCGTGACCTGATGAGTCAGTATATCGAGTTTGTGGCGGATAGGCTGTTGGGTGCGCTTGGGTACGGGAAGGTGTACGGTGTGGCGAATCCGTTTGATTGGATGGAGTTGATCTCGCTTCAGGGGAAAACGAACTTCTTCGAGAAGAGAGTTGGTGATTACCAGAAAGCTTCTGTTATGTCTAGCGTTACTGGAGGCGGCGCGTTTGATAATCATGTGTTTTCCCTCGACGAAGACTTTTAG
- the LOC106306192 gene encoding B2 protein produces MDSFWQLGDELRGQSRASEDHKWSTVATKLAEQTRMKGERMNNLDLSKPYSEFRPTDKFSFQDNNNLNFNMLNLDGKYVQGMGKAPMQSNVYNNVNNVFQKNDFKSGGNMKVNKYSGNVVANKELSNNNNKHSNNDNVNMNVDKRFKTLPASETLPRNEVLGGYIFVCNNDTMQEDLKRHLFGLPPRYRDSVRAITPGLPLFLYNYTTHQLHGIFEATTFGGTNIDATAWEDKKCKGESRFPAQVRIRVRKICKALEEDSFRPVLHHYDGPKFRLELSVPETLDLLDLCEQAGSA; encoded by the exons ATGGACAGCTTCTGGCAATTGGGCGATGAGCTCCGAGGTCAGTCACGAGCCTCAGAGGATCACAAATGGTCCACTGTCGCAACCAAGCTCGCTGAGCAGACTAGGATGAAAGGGGAAAGGATGAACAACCTCGATCTCTCCAAGCCCTACTCTGAGTTCAGGCCAACCGACAAGTTTAGTTTCCAGGACAACAACAACCTTAATTTCAACATGTTGAACCTGGACGGCAAGTATGTGCAAGGCATGGGCAAAGCTCCGATGCAGAGCAATGTTTACAACAACGTGAACAATGTTTTCCAGAAGAACGACTTCAAGAGTGGAGGCAACATGAAGGTTAACAAGTACAGTGGCAATGTTGTTGCTAACAAGGAGCTGAGCAACAACAACAACAAGCACAGCAATAATGATAATGTGAATATGAATGTTGACAAGAGGTTTAAGACTTTGCCTGCATCGGAGACGCTTCCGAGGAATGAAGTTCTTGGCGGCTACATCTTTGTTTGCAACAATGATACCATGCAGGAGGACTTGAAACGCCACCTATTTG GTTTACCTCCAAGGTACAGGGACTCTGTCCGGGCGATAACACCTGGGTTACCTCTGTTTCTTTACAATTACACCACTCACCAGCTCCATGGTATCTTTGAG GCAACAACTTTTGGAGGTACTAATATTGATGCGACTGCCTGGGAAGACAAAAAGTGCAAAGGAGAGTCAAGATTTCCGGCTCAG GTGAGGATCAGAGTGAGGAAAATATGCAAAGCCTTGGAAGAGGATTCCTTCAGGCCTGTTCTTCACCACTATGATGGCCCAAAATTCCGCCTTGAGCTCTCTGTTCCTGAG ACATTGGATCTGCTAGATCTGTGCGAACAAGCTGGTTCTGCATAA
- the LOC106303125 gene encoding transcription and mRNA export factor SUS1-like: MRERAEKKRRRCAVSFRRRTLFADHNRTLMPFDFSEATVTSPVPDEDVTVASEKDELTLGEIINIKLVESGEKDNLMELVRDRLVESGRKDGMRVACREHVKKKGRKDVAVDELIRVITPKSRASVPDAVKQELLNRIQNFIGSAAP; encoded by the exons ATGAGAGAGAGAGCTGAGAAGAAGCGACGGAGGTGCGCAG TTTCGTTTCGGAGACGAACACTGTTTGCCGACCACAACCGTACTTTAATG CCTTTCGATTTCTCGGAAGCAACCGTCACGTCTCCGGTACCTGATGAAGACGTGACGGTTGCTTCCGAGAAGGACGAGCTCACGCTTGGAGAAATCATCAACATCAAG TTGGTGGAGAGTGGAGAGAAAGATAATCTGATGGAGCTTGTGAGAGATAGATTGGTGGAGTCTGGTCGGAAAGATGGGATGAGGGTTGCTTGCAG GGAGCATGTAAAGAAGAAAGGGAGAAAAGATGTCGCAGTCGATGAACTAATCCGAGTTATCACTCCCAAAAGCAGAG CTTCAGTACCAGATGCTGTGAAGCAAGAGCTGCTGAACAGAATTCAAAACTTCATTGGATCAGCTGCTCCTTGA
- the LOC106306191 gene encoding protease HtpX homolog — MAVSVSAPILPLCFHQSGEQSSRLGYIQQKRLSSGRNSRSSIGFGAEKVRKSRVRAPVCRAVPPLLFKDLDADDFRHPLDKQNTLLLRAIPGLNEFGKALLGSATEQIMLLENIGTSVLVSKNQLSDLHCLLVEAAEILNIEAPDLYVRQSPVPNAYTLAISGKKPFIVVHTSLIELLTRQELQAVLAHELGHLKCDHGVWLTFANILTLGAYTVPAFGQMIARTLEEQMLRWLRSAELTCDRAALLVAQDPKVVVSVLMKLAGGCPSIADQLNVDAFLEQARSYDKASSSPLGWYIRNAQTSQLSHPLPVLRAREVDEWSRSLEYRSLLKRANRISTLENV; from the exons ATGGCTGTCTCAGTCTCTGCTCCGATCTTGCCCCTCTGTTTCCATCAGAGCGGCGAACAAAGTAGTCGTTTAGGTTACATACAGCAGAAGAGATTAAGTTCTGGTCGTAATTCACGGAGCTCCATCGGTTTCGGTGCGGAGAAGGTGCGTAAGTCGAGGGTTAGGGCTCCGGTTTGCAGAGCCGTGCCTCCTCTCTTGTTCAAAGATCTCGACGCCGATGATTTTCGACATCCTTTGGATAAGCAG AACACGTTGTTACTAAGAGCCATTCCGGGGTTGAACGAGTTCGGGAAAGCTCTGTTAGGATCAGCGACGGAACAGATCATGCTTCTTGAGAACATTGGTACTTCTGTTCTTGTCTCCAAGAACCAG CTCTCTGATCTTCACTGTTTGTTGGTCGAAGCTGCTGAGATTTTGAACATAGAGGCTCCTGATCTCTATGTTCGACAGAGTCCTGTTCCAAACGCGTATACACTGGCGATAAGCGGTAAAAAGCCTTTCATTGTCGTTCATACCAGCCTCATCGAGCTTCTTACTCGCCAGGAGCTTCAG GCTGTCTTGGCTCATGAGCTAGGCCATCTGAAGTGTGATCACGGCGTGTGGCTCACCTTCGCTAATATTCTTACTCTTGGGGCTTATACAGTCCCTG CTTTTGGGCAAATGATAGCTCGAACCTTGGAAGAACAGATGCTTCGTTGGCTACGTTCAGCAGAGCTGACCTGTGACCGTGCAGCACTTCTCGTGGCCCAAGATCCAAAG GTTGTTGTGTCCGTTCTAATGAAGTTAGCTGGAGGATGTCCATCAATTGCTGATCAGCTAAATGTTGATGCGTTTCTAGAACAAGCCCGTTCATATGACAAAGCTTCTTCATCCCCCTTGGGCTGGTACATAAG AAATGCTCAGACGAGTCAATTATCACATCCATTGCCGGTTCTTCGTGCACGCGAGGTTGATGAGTGGTCAAGGAGTCTTGAATACAGGAGTCTCCTGAAACGGGCTAATCGAATAAGCACGTTGGAGAATGTTTAG
- the LOC106304134 gene encoding F-box/kelch-repeat protein At3g27150 isoform X2, translated as MSKAYVVAKGMDYYQEMLALGQDHTGRIRASSSRSRPRKVRIREYKIPDLNEDPCLDLDEEETREVVVFRPQDADYSQNVPQLPYELEVEILARLPRFEYWKLKFLNKRFSRLLNEGKIFKVRRDRGLVEPSVFMRSHGDTKWTMFDKNFENYQEVPELPLPSDSSFFLGDKESLCAGTHLIVTGNEGESIALWRYELETSKWFKGPAMITPRILFASATCGSVAFLAGGLKMYGDTSKEVVNEAEKYDSRTKTWTRLRGMNKRRQFCSGCYLRGKFYVLGGKDENDKNLTCGERYDELTDSWELIPDILKDVSFSSVQSPPLIAVVNDNLYSLETSGNELRVYDTNANAWKKLGDVPVRAKSNGGWGVAFRSLGDKLLVIGESVGPSRTETMSVYTCRPSANPEEKLLWEESKGCCGVKLSHFILNCCVMIA; from the coding sequence ATGTCAAAGGCGTACGTAGTAGCAAAAGGGATGGATTATTACCAAGAAATGTTGGCGTTAGGACAAGACCACACCGGTCGTATTCGGGCAAGCTCGAGCAGGTCCAGGCCAAGGAAGGTTCGGATCCGTGAATACAAGATTCCGGATCTAAACGAAGACCCTTGTTTGGATTTGGATGAAGAAGAAACAAGAGAGGTGGTAGTATTCAGACCTCAGGATGCAGATTATTCACAAAACGTTCCTCAGCTTCCTTACGAGCTAGAGGTCGAGATACTCGCACGCCTCCCGCGTTTCGAGTATTGGAAACTTAAGTTTCTTAATAAGCGTTTCTCGCGTTTACTAAATGAAGGTAAAATCTTCAAGGTGAGGCGAGACCGCGGCCTGGTTGAACCGTCTGTCTTTATGCGGTCCCACGGCGACACGAAATGGACCATGTTCGATAAGAACTTCGAGAATTACCAGGAGGTTCCGGAACTTCCTTTACCTTCCGACAGCTCCTTCTTCCTTGGAGATAAAGAATCGCTTTGCGCTGGGACGCATTTGATTGTCACTGGGAACGAGGGAGAGAGCATCGCTTTGTGGCGGTACGAGCTGGAGACGAGCAAGTGGTTCAAGGGCCCCGCAATGATCACGCCGAGGATCTTGTTCGCTTCAGCTACGTGTGGGAGCGTTGCGTTTTTAGCTGGAGGGTTAAAAATGTACGGAGACACGTCTAAGGAAGTCGTGAATGAAGCCGAGAAGTACGATTCGCGGACCAAAACGTGGACGCGTCTCCGTGGAATGAACAAGAGGCGGCAGTTCTGTTCCGGATGTTACTTGCGTGGCAAGTTTTACGTCCTCGGTGGTAAGGATGAGAACGATAAGAACCTAACTTGCGGAGAACGTTACGATGAGCTTACGGACAGTTGGGAACTAATACCAGACATTCTTAAAGACGTGTCTTTCTCATCTGTTCAGTCTCCCCCTCTCATCGCTGTGGTTAATGACAATCTTTACTCGCTGGAAACGTCTGGGAACGAGCTCCGCGTTTACGACACAAACGCAAACGCTTGGAAGAAGCTCGGGGATGTACCTGTGAGAGCTAAGTCTAACGGAGGATGGGGCGTTGCGTTTAGGTCTCTTGGAGACAAGCTGCTTGTGATTGGAGAATCGGTGGGACCTTCCAGGACAGAGACGATGTCCGTCTACACGTGTCGTCCCTCTGCTAATCCCGAGGAGAAGCTGCTTTGGGAGGAGTCTAAAGGCTGCTGTGGTGTTAAGCTCAGCCATTTTATCTTAAACTGTTGTGTGATGATTGCTTAA
- the LOC106304134 gene encoding F-box/kelch-repeat protein At3g27150 isoform X1: MKKINKKKKQKEREESLLSYFLGLVFPCKFLDFSSLTFDLVFFREGMSKAYVVAKGMDYYQEMLALGQDHTGRIRASSSRSRPRKVRIREYKIPDLNEDPCLDLDEEETREVVVFRPQDADYSQNVPQLPYELEVEILARLPRFEYWKLKFLNKRFSRLLNEGKIFKVRRDRGLVEPSVFMRSHGDTKWTMFDKNFENYQEVPELPLPSDSSFFLGDKESLCAGTHLIVTGNEGESIALWRYELETSKWFKGPAMITPRILFASATCGSVAFLAGGLKMYGDTSKEVVNEAEKYDSRTKTWTRLRGMNKRRQFCSGCYLRGKFYVLGGKDENDKNLTCGERYDELTDSWELIPDILKDVSFSSVQSPPLIAVVNDNLYSLETSGNELRVYDTNANAWKKLGDVPVRAKSNGGWGVAFRSLGDKLLVIGESVGPSRTETMSVYTCRPSANPEEKLLWEESKGCCGVKLSHFILNCCVMIA, encoded by the exons ATGAAGAAGATTAACAAGAAGAAGAAGCAGAAGGAAAGAGAAGAGAGCTTACTATCATATTTTCTAGGGCTTGTCTTCCCCTGTAAGTTTCTTGATTTCTCCTCTTTGACTTTTGACCTAGTTTTCTTCAG AGAGGGAATGTCAAAGGCGTACGTAGTAGCAAAAGGGATGGATTATTACCAAGAAATGTTGGCGTTAGGACAAGACCACACCGGTCGTATTCGGGCAAGCTCGAGCAGGTCCAGGCCAAGGAAGGTTCGGATCCGTGAATACAAGATTCCGGATCTAAACGAAGACCCTTGTTTGGATTTGGATGAAGAAGAAACAAGAGAGGTGGTAGTATTCAGACCTCAGGATGCAGATTATTCACAAAACGTTCCTCAGCTTCCTTACGAGCTAGAGGTCGAGATACTCGCACGCCTCCCGCGTTTCGAGTATTGGAAACTTAAGTTTCTTAATAAGCGTTTCTCGCGTTTACTAAATGAAGGTAAAATCTTCAAGGTGAGGCGAGACCGCGGCCTGGTTGAACCGTCTGTCTTTATGCGGTCCCACGGCGACACGAAATGGACCATGTTCGATAAGAACTTCGAGAATTACCAGGAGGTTCCGGAACTTCCTTTACCTTCCGACAGCTCCTTCTTCCTTGGAGATAAAGAATCGCTTTGCGCTGGGACGCATTTGATTGTCACTGGGAACGAGGGAGAGAGCATCGCTTTGTGGCGGTACGAGCTGGAGACGAGCAAGTGGTTCAAGGGCCCCGCAATGATCACGCCGAGGATCTTGTTCGCTTCAGCTACGTGTGGGAGCGTTGCGTTTTTAGCTGGAGGGTTAAAAATGTACGGAGACACGTCTAAGGAAGTCGTGAATGAAGCCGAGAAGTACGATTCGCGGACCAAAACGTGGACGCGTCTCCGTGGAATGAACAAGAGGCGGCAGTTCTGTTCCGGATGTTACTTGCGTGGCAAGTTTTACGTCCTCGGTGGTAAGGATGAGAACGATAAGAACCTAACTTGCGGAGAACGTTACGATGAGCTTACGGACAGTTGGGAACTAATACCAGACATTCTTAAAGACGTGTCTTTCTCATCTGTTCAGTCTCCCCCTCTCATCGCTGTGGTTAATGACAATCTTTACTCGCTGGAAACGTCTGGGAACGAGCTCCGCGTTTACGACACAAACGCAAACGCTTGGAAGAAGCTCGGGGATGTACCTGTGAGAGCTAAGTCTAACGGAGGATGGGGCGTTGCGTTTAGGTCTCTTGGAGACAAGCTGCTTGTGATTGGAGAATCGGTGGGACCTTCCAGGACAGAGACGATGTCCGTCTACACGTGTCGTCCCTCTGCTAATCCCGAGGAGAAGCTGCTTTGGGAGGAGTCTAAAGGCTGCTGTGGTGTTAAGCTCAGCCATTTTATCTTAAACTGTTGTGTGATGATTGCTTAA
- the LOC106303126 gene encoding glutathione S-transferase T3-like codes for MDPFSLNSLGFVNLLASQSSQTIDVESSEVPRFSSQSSEDPKPVERRKWTPKEDIVLISAWLNTSKDPIVSNERKVCKFVGSYEAALKEQASGQNENDVMKAAHDTFLNDYQVKFSLEHVWRELRFHQKWRSNSLFRDGAKDKRKEAAEMVSDLEEVRPTGVKACKAAKRKKHGNEAAFDQLQSMLVVKENISK; via the exons ATGGATCCTTTTTCCCTAAACTCTCTCGGGTTTGTTAACCTATTAGCTTCCCAGAGCAGTCAAACAATAGACGTAGAGTCTTCTGAGGTTCCTAGGTTTAGTAGCCAGAGCTCTGAAGATCCTAAACCAGTGGAAAGGAGAAAGTGGACACCAAAAGAAGACATTGTGCTCATCAGTGCTTGGTTGAACACCAGCAAGGATCCCATAGTGAGTAATGAGCGGAAG GTGTGCAAGTTTGTGGGAAGCTACGAGGCCGCTTTGAAGGAGCAAGCTAGTGGCCAAAATGAAAATGATGTCATGAAGGCTGCCCATGACACCTTCTTAAATGACTACCAGGTCAAGTTCAGCCTTGAACATGTCTGGAGGGAACTTAGGTTTCATCAAAAATGGAGATCAAACTCTTTGTTCAGAGATGGTGCAAAGGACAAAAGGAAGGAAGCTGCGGAGATGGTGTCTGACTTGGAAGAGGTTAGGCCTACTGGTGTTAAGGCTTGTAAAGCAGCCAAACGCAAGAAGCATGGGAATGAAGCAGCTTTTGATCAATTACAGAGCATGCTAGTTGTGAAAGAGAACATATCCAAATAG
- the LOC106303127 gene encoding uncharacterized protein LOC106303127 has protein sequence MSSSSSNGVDERLNKAFEEMFDQQFDHTFDSIVDVQANKPKRQAYIERDREQGHNLLWNDYFREHPTYPSEMFRRRFQMNKPLFLRIVDRLSNEVPYFEQRKNAHGRYELSALQKCTAAIRMLAYGQSGDTPTPDDLQRLLDVGEVRGFPGMIGRIDCMHWEWKNCPTAWRGQYTRGSGTGQIFTGQVDNLTVQIADLEKLFFE, from the exons ATGTCTTCCTCATCGTCTAATGGCGTAGATGAAAGGTTAAACAAAGCTTTTGAAGAAATGTTCGACCAACAATTTGATCATACCTTCGACTCAATAGTTGATGTTCAAGCCAACAAGCCGAAGAGACAAGCTTATATCGAAAGAGATCGGGAACAAGGACACAATCTACTATGGAACGACTATTTCAGGGAACATCCTACATACCCATCGGAAATGTTTAGGCGGCGTTTTCAAATGAACAAGCCATTGTTCCTTCGCATTGTCGATCGCCTAAGTAATGAAGTTCCATACTTTGAGCAAAGAAAAAATGCTCACGGAAGGTACGAGCTATCTGCACTTCAAAAGTGTACAGCAGCTATACGTATGCTGGCATATGGTCAATCGGGAGATAC ACCTACACCGGATGATCTTCAACGATTACTCGATGTTGGAGAGGTACGCGGGTTTCCAGGGATGATAGGCAGGATTGACTGTATGCATTGGGAGTGGAAAAACTGCCCAACGGCTTGGAGAGGGCAGTACACACGCGGTTCAG GCACAGGTCAAATCTTCACTGGGCAGGTTGATAACCTCACTGTGCAGATCGCTGACCTGGAGAAGCTCTTCTTCGAATGA